The genomic interval TTTTGAGGGTATGCTTTTCCTTTATTATATATATAAATATCTATATATCAATTAGTTATATAATATAACACAGAACACATACCCCTCTTTTTTTAATTGGAATAATTGGAATTGGAATAATTCGATGAATCACACTTCCTCTATAAGGCCCTCCAGTGCCCACATTAGTTCGTTGGCCACGGCGGTAGCGAATTGTGCCACGCTGAATCCAGGTTCTTCTATATGCACGTCGCGGAAGTTCAGTCCTGAAAATTGGGGGCGGTTCCGAATTATCAAAAAAATTCCCGTTCGCTATATCAACGAACGGGAAGATATTTTTGTTAATGATTGTTAGTTCTCAGATAGTCAGAGAGATAGAGGTTGATGTCAATCAGCCCATAGGCATCGCAGTTTTAAAGGTTATACATTATTATTTTCATTTTATCTGCTGCAAATATACAACAAGATTTCGAAAGCAAGAAGAAAAACAATAAAAAAGTGATGAAAAGCGGAAGAACTGAATATATGTGGTATTTCTGTATAAATAAGGTGCTATAATGAAAAAAGAAGAAGGTGGTGAATATGTAGAGGTGAGAGGTAAAGAAGAGAGGGTGCGCTCAAATGAGAACGCACCCTCTTTGGTATGTGAATAAAACAGGATTACTCACCCTTGATGGCTGCTACGCCTGGGAGGATCTTGCCCTCGATAGCCTCGAGAAGAGCACCACCACCAGTAGAGATGTAGCTAACCTGGTCAGCAAGACCGAACTTGTTGACACATGCTACAGAGTCACCACCACCGATGAGAGAGAATGCACCTTCCTTGGTTGCCTTTGCGATAGCTTCGCCAATAGCACGTGAGCCAGCGGTGAAAGCATCACACTCGAACACACCTGCAGGACCGTTCCACAGAATGGTCTTAGCGCCGTCGATAGCTGCAGCGAAAGCCTTCTGGCTCTCTACGCCTGCGTCAACGCCCTCGAAGCCAGCAGGAACCTTGTTAGCAGGGCATGTGATGATTTCTGCGCCAGCCTTAACGGTCATGGTGTCGAAGTCGAGACCATTGGTAGCTGTGCAGTCTGTGCCGAGAACGAGCTCTACGCCGTTCTTCTTAGCCAGCTCCTCAACGCCCAGAGCTACATCGAGCTTGTCCATCTCAACGATAGAGTCGCCAATCTCGCCACCGTGAGCCTTTGCGAAGGTGTAGGTCATACCACCGCAGAGGATGAGCTTGTCAACCTTGCCGAGCAGGTTCTCGATGATACCGATCTTAGAAGATACCTTTGAACCACCCATGATGGCTACGAAAGGACGCTTGATGTTAGAGAGAACGGCGTCAACAGCCTGAACCTCCTTCTCCATGAGCAGACCGAGCATCTTGTTGTTTGCGTCGAAGTAGTCGGCGATAACAGCTGTAGAAGCGTGCTTGCGGTGAGCTGTGCCGAAGGCGTCCATAACATAGCAGTCAGCGTAAGAAGCGAGAGTCTTAGCAAACTCCTTCTGGCTGGCCTTCATAGCCTTCTTAGCCTCGTCGTAAGCGGGATCAGCCTTGTCGATGCCAACGGGCTTGCCCTCTTCCTCAGGATAGAAACGCAGGTTCTCCAACAGCAGAGCCTCGCCCATCTTCAGAGCCTTGGCAGCGTCCTGAGCCTTAGCGCAGTCTGGAGCGAAAGCAACGGGAACACCGAGTGCCTTCTCTACAGCCTCGCGAATCTGACCGAGTGACTTCTTTGCGTCAACCTTTCCCTTTGGCTTACCCATGTGGCTCATGATGATGACAGCACCACCGTCAGCCAGGATCTTCTTCAGAGTGGGCAGAGCACCACGGATGCGGGTGTCGTCAGTGATCTTACCATTCTCGTCGAGGGGCACGTTGAAGTCAACGCGCACGATTGCCTTCTTACCGGCAAAATTGAATTCATTGATTGTCATAGCTTTTTCGCTTAAAATATTAAAAAGTAAAAATGTTTTCTGGACTGCAAAAATACAAATATTTATTATTAATCGGCACAGCAGCGCCCATTATTTATACTTTTTTCAGAAACTCTTCGGCTCGGGCAAGGTCATCGGGAGTGTCTATGCCCACTGTCTCTACATCGGTGAGTCCTACCTTGATGCGATAGCCGTTCTGCAACCATCGCAACTGTTCAAGGCTCTCTGCCAGCTCAAGCGGACTCTGTGGAAGCTTGGTTACTTCTCTGAGCACCTCGCGTCGATAAGCGTAGAGGCCTATGTGCTTCAGGAAGGGGAACTCCTTGAGCCACTCAGCTCGCTCTTTTCCGCGTATATAGGGTATGACGCTGCGGCTGAAATAAAGGGCATAGCCATTGATGTCGGTAACAATCTTTGGCGAGTTGGGATTCTCTACTGCCTCGATGGTTTCAAAGGGTTTGCCAAGGGTGGCAATCTGTGTGCCAGGGTCAGCAAAAAGGCTCTTCACGGTTTCAAGCTGTGATGCCTGTATGAAGGGCTCGTCGCCTTGTATATTGATGATTACGTCAGCATCGGTATTGAGTTTTGTGGCTGCCTCTTCTATTCGGTCGGTGCCGCTCTTATGGTTGGCTGAAGTCATGACGGCTTTTCCGCCGAAAGACTCTACAGCATTGAAGATACGCTCGTCGTCAGTGGCGACATAAGCTTCGCCAAGCACGCTTACAGCCTGCTGGTAAACACGCTCAATGACCATCTTTCCGCCAAGCATGGCAAGTGGCTTGCCAGGGAATCGCGTAGAGGCATAGCGTGCAGGAATAATTGCAATGAATTTCATGTTGCCTATAGTACTATTTGCTAAATTGAGCGCAAAGTTATGAATAATTTAGAAATAATCAGTTAAAAAAACTAATATTCTTTGCCCCTTGCCGTTTTTTTTGTACTTTTGGGCGTCAAACAAAAACTATAGCTATTTTGAAACGATATATATACACATTATTTTTACTGATTTTTTCTTTCAACCTCGTATATTCTCAGAAAGTTACCATTGGTACATGCAAGACGAAGGACGATGGTGACTATAACGGAGAGATGGCTTCAGGCAAGCCTCATGGCAAGGGACGTACGACATGGAAGGATGGCGATGTCTTTGAAGGCGAATATGTAAAGGGCAAGCGTCAGGGCTATGGCGTTTATACGTTTGCCGATGGCGAGAAATATGAAGGCGAGTGGTTGCAGGACCATCAGCACGGACTGGGAACCTATCATTTTTCTACAAACAACAAATATGTAGGTCTTTGGTATCGCGATGTTCAGCAGGGTCATGGCGTGATGTACTATTTCAATGGTGACCGCTATGACGGACAGTGGCATGACAACATGCGTTCAGGCAAGGGTACCTACACATACACCAGCGGCGCATACTATAAAGGCGAGTGGAAAGATGACAAGAAGGAAGGGCACGGCTCGTTCTTCTGGACTGACGGCAGCTCTTATGAAGGACAGTGGCTGAACGACCTTAAGTCAGGTAAGGGCACGTATAAGTACACCAATGGCGATATATATGTAGGCTCTTTCCAGAAAGACCTCATGCATGGCAAGGGAATCTATCGTTTTGCCAATGGCGACATATATGAGGGTGAGTATATCTCAGGCATGCGTAGTGGGGTGGGCATATTCCGCTATGCCAATGGCGACAGATATACAGGCCAGTTCTTCAATGGCGCAAAGCAGGGACAGGGCACGCTGGTATGGCAGAATGGCAATACCTATACCGGCCAGTGGGCAGGCGACCAGCCTAACGGCAAGGGGAAGCTGAAGACGAAACAGGGCGACGAAGTGGACGGACAGTTCAAGGACGGTCTGCCTCACGGTGAATGTATAGGCCATCTGGCTGACGGCTCAAAGTTCAAGGCTCAGTTCCGCAACGGCAAGCGTCATGGTGCAGCCATTGAGGAGTCGAAAGACGGCAAGCGCTTTGAAGGCAACTATATCAATGGCCGACGCGACGGAAAGTTTGTAGAGAAAGACCGCAACGGCAACATAACCGCCCAAGGCACCTACAGCTACGGACGGCGTCAGGCTGTGAAATGAAACAGATTATTAATAGTAAAACAAATAACAGACAACAATAACCCAATAAAAACTTAAGTCTATGGTAATTGACACTCTTGACAATCTCGCTAAGTACGAGTCAATGAATCCACTTTTCAAGGATGTGGTGGAGTTCCTGAAGAACAACAACCTCGATGCTCTTGAGGAAGGAAAACACGAAATCAAAGGCAAGGACCTTTTCGTAAACATTACTACTGCTAAATCAAAGGAACCAGATGCAGCTGTGATTGAAACCCACAAGAAGATGATTGACATCCAGATTCCTCTCGATGTACAGGAGACTTATGGCTACACACCTTTGTGCCGTCTGCCTGAAGCACCCTATAACGAAGAGAAAGACATTACGAAATATCCTGACCTCATGGCAGAGAGCTTCGTAGACTGTCAGCCAGGCATGTTTGCCATCTTCTTCCCACAGGACGGTCATGCACCTTGCATTTCCTTTGCCCCAGAAATCAAGAAGGCAATATTCAAGGTAAAGGCGTGAGAGAATAAACATTGTTATAGTTTGTAACACATAATTCTATATTATTATGGCTACCAAGAAAACTACGGCAAAAAAGGCTGCAACGGTAAAGAAGGCAGAAGAAGTGAAAGAGGCTCCAAAGCATATAGGCCTGGTTCAGAATGACGGATGGCTCGAGCCATTCGAGGATGCCATCCGCGGTCGTCACGACCATGCTGTATGGAAGCTTAACCAGCTGACAAAGAATGGCAAGAAGACATTGAGCGATTTTGCATCAGGTCATCTCTATTTCGGACTTCACAAGCTGACACGTGGCTGGGTGTTCCGTGAGTGGGCACCAAACGCTACTGACATATATCTCATAGGCGATTTCAATAACTGGACTGAGGACGAGAAGTATCGCTGCAAGCGCATTGAGGGCACAGGCAACTGGGAGCTGAAGCTGAAGGACAAGGATCTGCAGCACGGACAGCTCTATAAGATGAAGGTGAAGTGGAACGGCGGCGAAGGTGAACGCATTCCTGCATGGTGCCGTCGTGTGGTTCAGGACGACCAGACAAAGATTTTCTCTGCACAGGTGTGGAACCCCAAGGCTGCTTATGTGTGGAAGAAGGCTGGCTTCAAGCCAAAGAAGAATCCGCTGTTGATATACGAGTGCCATGTTGGAATGGCACAGGATGCCGAGAAGGTGGGATCATACAACGAGTTCCGCGAGAATGTGCTGCCACGCGTGGTGAAAGATGGATATAACTGCATTCAGGTGATGGCTATTCAGGAGCACCCTTACTATGGTTCCTTCGGCTATCATGTAAGCTCTTTCTTTGCACCATCAAGTCGCTTCGGCACTCCTGAGGAGCTGAAAGCCCTCATCGACGAGGCTCATAAGCAGGGTGTTGCTGTTATCATGGATATCGTTCACTCTCATGCCGTGAAGAATGAGGTGGAAGGTCTTGGCAATCTTGCAGGCGATCCAAACCAGTTCTTCTATCCTGGCGATCGTCATGAGCATCCGGCATGGGACTCTCTTTGCTTCGACTATGGCAAGGACGATGTGCTGCATTTCCTGCTCTCTAACTGTAAGTACTGGCTTGAGGAGTATCACTTCGACGGCTTCCGCTTCGACGGCGTCACCTCTATGCTCTACTATAGCCACGGTCTTGGCGAGGCATTCTGCGGATATGGCGACTACTTCAATGGACATCAGGATGATAACGCCATCTGCTACCTTACATTGGCAAACAAGCTCATACACGAAGTGAACCCAGAGGCAATAACCATTGCTGAGGAGGTGTCAGGAATGCCAGGTCTGGCTGCAAAGTTCGAAGATGGTGGCTATGGCTTTGACTATCGCATGGCAATGAACATTCCTGACTACTGGATTAAGACCATCAAGGAACAGCCTGACGAGAACTGGAAGCCATCAAGCATATTCTGGGAAGTGAAGAACCGCCGTCCTGACGAGAAGACCATCTCTTACTGCGAGAGCCACGACCAGGCACTCGTGGGCGACAAGACAATCATCTTCCGTCTCATAGATGCCGACATGTATTGGCACTTCGCAAAGAAGGATATAAACGGAGTGGCTGAGCGAGGCATTGCTCTTCACAAGATGATACGTCTCGTGACGGCAGCTGCCATCAACGGCGGCTATCTGAACTTCATGGGTAACGAGTTTGGACATCCCGAATGGATAGACTTCCCACGTGAGGGCAACGGATGGAGCTACAAGTATGCTCGACGTCAGTGGAACCTCGTTGACAACAAAGACTTGTGCTATCACTGGCTGGGTGACTTCGACCGTGAGATGCTGAAGGTCATCAAGTCTGTGCGTAACTTCCAAAATAAGCCTGTGGTAGAGATTTGGCATAACGATGGCGATCA from Prevotella sp. E13-27 carries:
- a CDS encoding phosphoglycerate kinase, giving the protein MTINEFNFAGKKAIVRVDFNVPLDENGKITDDTRIRGALPTLKKILADGGAVIIMSHMGKPKGKVDAKKSLGQIREAVEKALGVPVAFAPDCAKAQDAAKALKMGEALLLENLRFYPEEEGKPVGIDKADPAYDEAKKAMKASQKEFAKTLASYADCYVMDAFGTAHRKHASTAVIADYFDANNKMLGLLMEKEVQAVDAVLSNIKRPFVAIMGGSKVSSKIGIIENLLGKVDKLILCGGMTYTFAKAHGGEIGDSIVEMDKLDVALGVEELAKKNGVELVLGTDCTATNGLDFDTMTVKAGAEIITCPANKVPAGFEGVDAGVESQKAFAAAIDGAKTILWNGPAGVFECDAFTAGSRAIGEAIAKATKEGAFSLIGGGDSVACVNKFGLADQVSYISTGGGALLEAIEGKILPGVAAIKGE
- the kdsB gene encoding 3-deoxy-manno-octulosonate cytidylyltransferase; this translates as MKFIAIIPARYASTRFPGKPLAMLGGKMVIERVYQQAVSVLGEAYVATDDERIFNAVESFGGKAVMTSANHKSGTDRIEEAATKLNTDADVIINIQGDEPFIQASQLETVKSLFADPGTQIATLGKPFETIEAVENPNSPKIVTDINGYALYFSRSVIPYIRGKERAEWLKEFPFLKHIGLYAYRREVLREVTKLPQSPLELAESLEQLRWLQNGYRIKVGLTDVETVGIDTPDDLARAEEFLKKV
- a CDS encoding phosphatidylinositol-4-phosphate 5-kinase, producing the protein MKRYIYTLFLLIFSFNLVYSQKVTIGTCKTKDDGDYNGEMASGKPHGKGRTTWKDGDVFEGEYVKGKRQGYGVYTFADGEKYEGEWLQDHQHGLGTYHFSTNNKYVGLWYRDVQQGHGVMYYFNGDRYDGQWHDNMRSGKGTYTYTSGAYYKGEWKDDKKEGHGSFFWTDGSSYEGQWLNDLKSGKGTYKYTNGDIYVGSFQKDLMHGKGIYRFANGDIYEGEYISGMRSGVGIFRYANGDRYTGQFFNGAKQGQGTLVWQNGNTYTGQWAGDQPNGKGKLKTKQGDEVDGQFKDGLPHGECIGHLADGSKFKAQFRNGKRHGAAIEESKDGKRFEGNYINGRRDGKFVEKDRNGNITAQGTYSYGRRQAVK
- a CDS encoding YhcH/YjgK/YiaL family protein, encoding MVIDTLDNLAKYESMNPLFKDVVEFLKNNNLDALEEGKHEIKGKDLFVNITTAKSKEPDAAVIETHKKMIDIQIPLDVQETYGYTPLCRLPEAPYNEEKDITKYPDLMAESFVDCQPGMFAIFFPQDGHAPCISFAPEIKKAIFKVKA
- a CDS encoding alpha amylase C-terminal domain-containing protein gives rise to the protein MATKKTTAKKAATVKKAEEVKEAPKHIGLVQNDGWLEPFEDAIRGRHDHAVWKLNQLTKNGKKTLSDFASGHLYFGLHKLTRGWVFREWAPNATDIYLIGDFNNWTEDEKYRCKRIEGTGNWELKLKDKDLQHGQLYKMKVKWNGGEGERIPAWCRRVVQDDQTKIFSAQVWNPKAAYVWKKAGFKPKKNPLLIYECHVGMAQDAEKVGSYNEFRENVLPRVVKDGYNCIQVMAIQEHPYYGSFGYHVSSFFAPSSRFGTPEELKALIDEAHKQGVAVIMDIVHSHAVKNEVEGLGNLAGDPNQFFYPGDRHEHPAWDSLCFDYGKDDVLHFLLSNCKYWLEEYHFDGFRFDGVTSMLYYSHGLGEAFCGYGDYFNGHQDDNAICYLTLANKLIHEVNPEAITIAEEVSGMPGLAAKFEDGGYGFDYRMAMNIPDYWIKTIKEQPDENWKPSSIFWEVKNRRPDEKTISYCESHDQALVGDKTIIFRLIDADMYWHFAKKDINGVAERGIALHKMIRLVTAAAINGGYLNFMGNEFGHPEWIDFPREGNGWSYKYARRQWNLVDNKDLCYHWLGDFDREMLKVIKSVRNFQNKPVVEIWHNDGDQVLAFMRGDLIFVFNFSPTQSFTDYGFLVPTGSYDVVLNTDATKFGGHGFADDTVTHFTNYDELYVKDHKEWLKLYIPARSAVVLKKN